The Toxorhynchites rutilus septentrionalis strain SRP chromosome 3, ASM2978413v1, whole genome shotgun sequence genome includes a region encoding these proteins:
- the LOC129773771 gene encoding uncharacterized protein LOC129773771 yields MSFKVQLPLPASVLTKRKIMSYVAQIFDPLGLVGPIIVIAKLFMQRLCALKTEAGDSYEWDRPLPPRLQSKWKEFHETLDTITSLRIPRCVTVANATSFQLHFFSDASQKAYGACCYVRSESAGVVRVQLLTSKSKVAPLAKQQTIARLELCDAVLASNLYKKVAHSIPKPAEIFCWTDSSTVLHWLESSPSRWKTFVANRVAMIQEATESCHWNHVSGTSNPADPLSRGVNPIDLKQLPI; encoded by the coding sequence ATGAGTTTCAAGGTTCAACTTCCACTGCCAGCATCTGTTTTAACTAAGCGGAAGATTATGTCGTACGTGGCGCAGATTTTTGACCCACTTGGCCTTGTGGGACCAATCATAGTCATCGCCAAACTCTTCATGCAGCGTCTATGTGCATTGAAAACCGAAGCTGGAGATTCATATGAGTGGGATCGTCCTCTTCCTCCACGTTTGCAATCCAAGTGGAAGGAGTTCCACGAAACGTTAGATACTATCACATCTCTTCGAATTCCACGCTGTGTAACCGTAGCAAACGCAACCTCATTCCAACTCCATTTCTTTTCCGATGCCTCACAGAAGGCTTACGGAGCATGTTGTTATGTCCGCTCAGAATCCGCTGGGGTTGTTCGTGTCCAATTGCTGACGTCTAAGTCCAAAGTTGCACCGCTGGCCAAACAACAAACCATCGCACGTCTGGAGTTATGTGACGCTGTACTCGCATCCAATCTCTATAAGAAGGTGGCCCATTCCATTCCGAAACCTGCTGAAATCTTCTGTTGGACAGATTCGTCAACTGTATTACATTGGTTGGAGTCTTCGCCGTCCCGATGGAAAACTTTCGTAGCTAATCGGGTAGCTATGATTCAAGAAGCTACAGAATCCTGCCACTGGAACCATGTTTCCGGAACATCCAATCCAGCTGATCCTCTCTCTCGTGGCGTCAATCCAATCGATCTCAAACAACTTCCCATTTAG
- the LOC129773770 gene encoding uncharacterized protein LOC129773770, with the protein MRYFRALKAAVKKTTIEPFETLTTDDLRDADIALSRLAQHETFPEEMSNLISGERIPTSSALKWLQPKVSKAGVIRVGGRLGNAPVSEDVKFPIVLSSKHRLSVLLAKYYHHMLLHAGPQLMLSSIRQKFWIIGGRNLVRRTYHQCHTCFRNKPTLVQQSIADLPTTRVTPTRPFAVCGIDYCGPVYIKSPVRNRTPTKAYIAIFVCFATRAVHIELVSDMSTPAFMAALRRFVARRGKMKEIHSDNGTAFKSAANELHRLYAMLKSNQTERKQILDWCAENEIIWRFIPPRAPHFGGLWEAAVKSAKHQLLREIGNVNVGYEDMCTLLAQIEMCLNSRPLVPIPTDPSDLEVLTPGHFLIGASFQAVPENNLCDIPDNRLTHFELAQKRFQRIWSRWAPEFLQQLQSRVTRSKPPVTIKPGAVVVIKDDNRRSAIGSQAARKDH; encoded by the coding sequence ATGCGATATTTCCGTGCCCTGAAAGCCGCCGTCAAGAAGaccaccatcgaacctttcgaGACCTTAACAACTGACGACCTCCGTGATGCAGACATCGCCCTTTCTCGGCTAGCCCAGCACGAAACATTTCCAGAAGAAATGTCCAATCTTATATCCGGGGAACGTATTCCTACATCGTCAGCATTGAAGTGGTTGCAACCGAAAGTCAGCAAGGCAGGTGTCATCCGAGTTGGTGGAAGACTCGGCAACGCCCCCGTGTCCGAAGATGTAAAGTTCCCAATTGTCCTCTCGTCTAAGCACCGGTTATCCGTCCTGCTAGCCAAGTACTACCACCATATGCTGCTCCATGCCGGTCCCCAGTTGATGCTTTCTTCGATTCGCCAGAAATTCTGGATCATCGGTGGCCGAAACTTAGTTCGCCGCACGTACCACCAATGTCACACGTGCTTCCGCAACAAACCCACCCTGGTGCAGCAGAGTATCGCCGACCTGCCTACAACAAGAGTGACTCCGACCAGACCATTCGCCGTATGCGGTATTGATTACTGCGGCCCCGTATATATCAAATCTCCGGTGCGTAACCGGACTCCTACTAAAGCGTACATCGCAATATTTGTATGCTTCGCTACACGTGCCGTCCATATCGAGCTTGTATCTGATATGTCAACACCGGCTTTTATGGCCGCTCTCCGCCGTTTCGTCGCCCGCCGTGGAAAGATGAAGGAAATCCACAGCGACAACGGCACCGCCTTCAAGAGCGCAGCAAACGAACTGCACAGACTCTACGCCATGTTAAAATCCAACCAAACCGAACGAAAGCAGATCCTCGACTGGTGTGCAGAGAACGAGATTATCTGGCGTTTCATCCCTCCGCGAGCACCACACTTTGGAGGGCTGTGGGAAGCAGCCGTTAAATCAGCTAAGCATCAACTGTTACGTGAAATCGGCAATGTAAACGTTGGCTACGAGGACATGTGCACTTTATTGGCCCAAATTGAAATGTGCCTGAATTCGAGGCCCCTGGTTCCAATTCCAACCGATCCTTCAGACCTTGAAGTCTTAACTCCAGGACATTTCCTGATTGGAGCCAGTTTCCAAGCCGTTCCGGAAAACAACTTGTGCGACATTCCGGATAATCGTCTGACGCACTTTGAGCTCGCTCAGAAGCGATTCCAACGAATCTGGTCCAGATGGGCACCAGAATTCCTCCAGCAACTCCAGTCACGCGTTACAAGGTCCAAGCCACCAGTAACCATCAAACCAGGGGCCGTCGTGGTAATCAAAGACGACAATCGCCGCTCGGCGATTGGATCACAGGCCGCTCGGAAGGATCACTAA
- the LOC129780410 gene encoding protein RCC2 homolog — protein MSSKRKSEPVKKTAKRTKKKVDEDYSSDLSDDYKADDVQVAEVIIPSDDLNHNEQLPEELLKTYDKEPGRLMIAGMITWDMTGRKAPAKGVTKIRPNLYTFQRFTSEMYRSAISGSSSAHSVLINMDRKALTFGRNQFGQLGQADLKTLEKPTLVPGLENMNIIQAACGRNHTLFLTDTGTVYACGDNKNGQCGVGNTQPIMSKVTRLNYSGPQLIKIGCGADFSMVLDIKGNLYSFGLPEYGQLGHNTDGKYFVTSTKMSFHFETSPKKVMLYVEKSKEGHVLPLDDVKIVDFSCGYNHTVAIDAKNRAFSWGFGGIGRLGHAEQKDEMVPRLIKFFDIQNRKVLRVFCGCSYSLAVTDIGTLYMFGQNKKTGEANMYPKPVQDLAGWNITSIGTGNTSIVISADDSLIAWGASPTYGELGLGDLQKSSSTPKTVSRMEGMKIPQVSMGYSHTLLLANVEHELTKQKYDTFQEFNVD, from the exons ATGTCATCGAAACGCAAATCGGAGCCTGTGAAAAAAACAGCGAAACGAACTAAGAAAAAGGTTGACGAAGATTACAGTTCTGACTTGAGTGATGATTATAAGGCTGATGATGTTCAAGTAGCGGAAGTTATTATTCCATCTGATGATCTCAATCATAACGAACAACTGCCAGAGGAGTTATTAAAAACTTATGACAAAGAACCAGGAAGACTAATGATCGCTGGAATGATCACTTGGGACATGACTGGACGAAAGGCACCAGCAAAAGGAGTAACGAAAATTCGCCCGAATCTCTATACGTTTCAAAGATTTACTTCAGAAATG taTCGTTCAGCTATTAGCGGCAGTAGTTCGGCTCATTCTGTGCTTATAAACATGGACAGGAAAGCTTTGACATTTG GCCGCAATCAATTCGGCCAGCTGGGTCAAGCAGATTTAAAAACATTAGAAAAGCCTACACTTGTACCAGGCttagaaaatatgaatataattCAGGCAGCATGTGGACGAAATCATACTTTATTTTTAACGGACACAGGAACAGTGTATGCTTGTGGTGATAATAAAAATGGTCAATGTGGTGTTGGTAATACTCAACCAATAATGTCAAAAGTTACACGTTTAAATTATTCTGGACcacaattaatcaaaattggaTGTGGAGCTGATTTTTCCATGGTACTTGACATCAAAGGAAATCTTTATTCGTTTGGACTACCGGAATATGGTCAACTTGGCCACAATACTGATGGAAAATATTTTGTAACATCGACTAAAATGTCATTCCATTTTGAAACATCACCGAAAAAGGTTATGCTTTACGTTGAAAAATCCAAGGAAGGACATGTTTTGCCACTCGATGACGTGAAGATAGTCGATTTCTCGTGCGGCTACAATCATACG GTGGCCATTGATGCGAAGAACCGAGCTTTTAGTTGGGGATTTGGTGGCATTGGGCGTCTCGGACACGCTGAACAAAAGGATGAAATGGTTCCAAG GCTTATAAAATTCTTCGACATTCAAAATCGAAAAGTTTTGCGCGTATTCTGTGGCTGCTCCTACAGTCTTGCTGTTACAGATATTGGAACTTTATACATGTTTGGCCAAAACAAGAAAACTGGAGAGGCAAACATGTACCCTAAACCAGTTCAAGATCTAGCCGGATGGAACATAACCAGCATTGGTACTGGTAATACTTCAATAGTTATTTCCGCAGATGATTCGCTGATCGCATGGGGAGCATCTCCGACATACGGTGAATTG GGTTTGGGTGATTTACAAAAATCGTCATCAACTCCAAAAACGGTTTCGCGAATGGAAGGCATGAAGATACCGCAAGTTTCTATGGGCTATTCTCATACGTTGTTGCTTGCAAATGTGGAGCACGAGCTAACTAAGCAGAAGTACGATACATTCCAGGAATTCAATGTGGATTGA